In Procambarus clarkii isolate CNS0578487 chromosome 36, FALCON_Pclarkii_2.0, whole genome shotgun sequence, one DNA window encodes the following:
- the LOC138371797 gene encoding ribosome-binding protein 1-like gives MFGNKRQEKKMFGKKRQGRKMFGKKRQGRKKFGNKRQGKKMFVNKRQGRKKFGNKRQGRKKFGNKRQGRKEDVWEQETRKEGRCLGTRDKEGRKMFGKKRQGRKKFGNKRQGRKEGRCLRTRDKEGRKEDVWEKETRKEDV, from the coding sequence aTGTTTGGGAACAAGAGACAGGAAAAGAAGATGTTTGGGAAGAAGAGACAAGGAAGGAAGATGTTTGGGAAGAAGAGACAAGGAAGGAAGAAGTTTGGGAACAAGAGACAGGGAAAGAAGATGTTTGTGAACAAGAGACAAGGAAGGAAGAAGTTTGGGAACAAGAGACAAGGAAGGAAGAAGTTTGGGAACAAGagacaaggaaggaaggaagatgttTGGGAACAAGagacaaggaaggaaggaagatgttTGGGAACAAGagacaaggaaggaaggaagatgttTGGGAAGAAGAGACAAGGAAGGAAGAAGTTTGGGAACAAGagacaaggaaggaaggaaggaagatgttTGAGAACAAGagacaaggaaggaaggaaggaagatgttTGGGAAAAAGAGACAAGGAAGGAAGATGTTTGA